The genomic stretch CTTCCTCATTGCTTCATGTTGAAGTGTCAGATGTATGGTTTGAATGAGACCCTGGGAGTTACTGCTTCAGTCAATAGACATGTATTCCTGTTCAGTTCAAACCGTTGCAAACTGAGCCAGGAGTTTGTCTTGATACACAAATTGGAGGCTCCATCTTGTGCctcttgaaatgaaaaacagcatcaaGTATTGAGGGGCCTGagatcagctcctgcagctggctttgcctgtgttttctgctgtgtcaACATGGTTGCTATGAAAGCAAGCATAAACAGTGGCACAGAGtaccagctgctgccaccatTACAGAGAGCTCTTCACCTTTGGGTGTCCTAATAAGTTTGAAACTTTGAACAGTGCGATGGACCAGTGAATACCTGCTAGCATGTGAAATGACTTAGTTTATTGTATCTTAGGCACTCATACAGCCAGCTTTATTCTTAACATTTGTGTCctgcagaatttcatttttgaacAGCAGCTGGAAGATAGATGTGGGATTACAGAAGTAGCATATAAAACTTCTCCCGTATTTTAAATTCTCCTGCTTTTACTGTGGTGGGAGAGACAGATGGTCACTGGTAGAAGGTGATTGAAGAGGAAGGAAGTGTTCTGAGAAAGGAGTGGCTAAGCCACTGTAATCCATTCTACATTCAAGTAccttaaaaataactgaataaaaaTTGATGTTCATAtcttaaatcatagaatcactaaggttggaaaagacccacaggatcacccagtccaaccataaATGGATATGGTATATCTCCATGCTGGAGTGCTAGTTCTGGTTCCTACTTGAGATCATGTGTTCATGCTGCTTCTATAAGGACTTCTTCAGGATGCTGTGTATTCATGTTCCTGGTGATTTGGGACCTTGAACAGTTGTTTTTTAAGTACTGGTGCTTCTGGTCATAATACTAAGATGTCACTTCTTTCTTAAAAGTGTCCCTGTGGGAACATACAGATAATATTCCTGTTGCTCTGGTATTaaacttgatttaaaaatagtttccGTAACATGGATAAACTAGGAAAATCAGTCTGGAGATGAGATAGCCTAATGGAAGTAGAATTATTAGTGGTAAGAGTAAGGAATTGGGTGAGGCCTAAGGAGCATTCAGGCAGTTTGAGATTTCATGAAAGCAAAGCTTAATACGCAAATTTCTAAATCAGTGTACTTCAAACTTAATATTTAACTGAAGCCTAATCTAACTTGTTCTTTTGCATCTAGTTCTAGTAGTGTTGCTTTGTGTTACACCTTGGGGGGGAGGTAAAAGTACAGTGATTGCAATCTGTTTAACCTGCCCCATCCTGACTGTGTTCTGTGGTCTGTAGCAGACTGACTTTCCTGCTCAGTGAACCaccttcctcctttccccaaTATGGGCAAAAGTGCTTTGTACTGTCATGGACAGGCATGCCTATCTGATGTTTCCCTAGCATTCTAAGGATGTTTTCCAAGTTAGCCTTGTAGATATCTGGCCAGTGTCTGATGTCTCTTAGGGAGCCAGAtttcttaaacattttcttttgtgtaagCTAGGGAGTGAAGTATGAACCCTGAACTGTGAGATGCTGTATTGAAATACATTGAGAAATGGTGGTTCTTCGGGTCAGGTGTAACTGCTCTTTCAGTAGTGGAAGCACTGCAGTCTTTCATACAGCTGCATTGTGACTTGTTCTTACAGGGTGTGTCTAGTATGTATTATAtagaatatatgtatatctatGTAGAATTGATTAGTGAATAAACTCTAAGTAGCTGCCATCCACCCATTCCCATGAGAAATGTAACGACTACcaggaagaaataattcatAGATAGAAGTATCTGGCTTTTGAGCTTACCTGAGTGATAAGGAAGAGGTGGTTGCTtaaaagagagagcaaagaCAGTGCTGTTAAAGCAGTAGTGAAGAAATGCACTTTTACccatttttaagcattttgtaAACATTCAGAGTGAAGACTGGCTACAAAAACTGATGAAAGGAAAGGCTGTCTAGTTCACTGTGGTTTGAGCTGTTAGCAACTCCAAGCCGAAATGAGATACGGTCTATTATCATGGCTTTAATACTATTGCATGGATATTGTACAAGAAAATTCAAGTCAtaagttctgctttgtttccaaTTGCTATGCTAGAAGGACATGAAACCTCTAAGTTTCTTACTTTAATGTTTGGTTGGGGGAAGATGTTctaaaaatgtgatttgttcttgttctttttcctcctcaggCAGCTGATCTGCAACCATGAGCAGCAACGAATGCTTCAAGTGCGGACGCACTGGCCATTGGGCCCGGGAGTGCCCAACTGGGATTGGCCGTGGTCGTGGGATGAGAAGCCGCGGCAGAGGTAACTTGGCTGGGTTTTCTGTTCATTGTACAGTGAGATCTCTAGCTGGCTGCTTTGAGTAGTGCATAAAATAGCCTCTGGTCTGTCAAGAAGTAATACCAAATTTGTTAATGAAGTTACCTGGTTCTTAAccctgtaattttttttcactgtttctgagaCTAGACCTAATTTGTCGGTAGTTCAGGTGGCAGAATCCTTGATTAACTTTTAGAGATGAAGAACATTCttaagtattttttctcttgttactCATATCAAGCAGGCTTCCAGTTCATGTCTTCATCTCTCCCGGACATCTGTTACCGCTGTGGTGAGTCTGGCCATCTTGCCAAGGACTGTGATCTTCAGGAGGATGGTAAGTATCaataaatattctttctcttcagttatGTGGAGAGAGGCCTGTGGTtgaagagaaggatgttgtaTGCTCATCATAACTAGTTGGAACAGACAAAAGTCCTTCATTAAGAGCATGCTACCCTTCACTTAACCAAGGTTTTATAGTCTTGTTTGGTATGTTTTTCTTATTGTGGAAGCCTGCTATAACTGCGGTAGAGGTGGCCATATTGCGAAGGACTGCAAGGAGCCgaagagggagagagagcagtgctgctacAACTGTGGCAAACCTGGCCACCTGGCTCGTGACTGTGACCATGCAGACGAGCAGAAATGCTACTCTTGCGGAGAATTTGGACACATTCAAAAAGACTGCACCAAAGTGAAATGCTATAGGTAAGAGCTGAGAGAACAGGTAAAAGCATGAACTGTACCCAAAGTGATAGATGCATTCTTTGTCTTTGATGGGGAAGTTAAGCTTCAAACGTTGAGCGTAGCTTACTTTCAAAAATGGCTATCTACTGATACTCAAAACTGAGAGCTGTTAAATCAGCTTGAAAAGCTGGCTTCAAAATCCTGTTTGTTCTGTGAGCACGGAACACAGCTGCAGGTCTTCTAGTATGCAGCGATGACTGAGTTGATCAGTTGAGGAATGATTCTTTGCTATTGTTAAAGACAGTAATAGTCCTCATATCTAAGAATGTCTAAGAAGAAGAAGTCTTGAGTGCAGGTCTGGCATCGCATGCATCTTCAGTAGATAATGCACTTGACAGAGTgggtttgcttttctgtgcaacTGACGAATGGTTTCATTAAAagtgttctttgtttctgttttgtttaccCCCTCCCCAGGTGTGGCGAAACTGGCCATGTAGCCATCAACTGCAGCAAGACCAGTGAAGTCAACTGCTATCGCTGCGGCGAGTCAGGGCACCTTGCACGGGAATGCACAATTGAAGCTACAGcctaattattttcctttgtcgCCCCTCCTTTTTCTGATTGATGgttgtattatttttctctgaatccTCTTCACTGGCCAAAGGTTGGCAGATAGAGGCTACTCCCAGGCCAGTGAGCTTTACTTGCCGTGTAAAAGGAGGAAAGGGGTGGAAAAATCAACTTTCTGCATTTAACTacaaaaatgtttatgtttAGTTTGGTAGAGGTGTTATGTATAATGCTTTGTTAAAGAACCCCCTTTCCGTGCCACTGGTGAATAGGGATTGATGAGTGGGAAGAGTTGAGTCAGACCAGCAAACCCTCTCTGGGTTACATGGAAGTGATCCtatgcaggagaaaagaaattctgGAAGTGTCTGAACTTCCTCATAACTTTAATTTTATTACAATGGCCTTGGATTGTCTGACCTCAGTAGCTGTTAACACCAAGTAATATCTGTATCAGGCCCTACATAGAGCATATAGCTGAGTGGGAGTAAATAAACAAGATGCACATGCCTGTTGATGGCCacgagagagagagaaatcaggaataaactttaaaatacCAGTAATTCAGTCAGTGAATGTCCATGTTGGAGAAACAGAACGCAATGGGAAGCTTTTGAATAAATACTTCAAAGTAAATCTGAAACCCAGACATCAGTGCTCATAGCATATACAATTTGGAGCTATTCAGGAGttgcaaataaatgcattttcacagaaatcaagATGTTATTTTTGTATACTATATCACTTAGACAACTGAGTTTCATTTGCTTGTAATCAGTTTTTAAAGTAAGATGGTAAAAGCAATTGAAGTCCTAGAAcatagaaaatgtaattttaaactATCAATAAagctggaggaggaaggggagtTTGGCTaaaattctttgtttatttttggttttcatgTACACAGTGCAAAATAACATATTAAAAGGGGTATGTGGAGGTGTAAAAAGTTTAGTTTGGACTTCTCTTTTGTTCTGCCTTACATCGAGTTTCTGTCCTGTAGCATCAGACTGTAAATACGCGGTCCTTGTTCcaggctgctgagctgcctgagGATTACCTGCTCTGTGGGGGCTCGGGCTTCTTGCTTTGCTGGTGTGgataaagcatttctttcattatGACTTTGTTGAAGACACATCATGTTCTAGATGTGATCTGGAGTAGTTCCATGGTGTGCTGTGGTACTTTGGCCTTCAGCTATCAGCACACAAACTAGTTAAAAGGCCAAGAAGTGCAAGTACATGCTGTTTTCATACTTTGTTCTATAACATAACTCGTTTCTGGAGCTACACGTGAAGAGCTGGCAGTAAGCAGGCGAAGGGTTTTCCACGTGATGTGAATGCCGGCAGTTGTTGACTGCTCAGTGGCTGACTAAGGGGGCGCTGGGGTCGTGCTGCTGTCTTTAGCTCAGGAACGCGAAGGAAAACCAGCTTCCAGGTGCCTGGGCGCTGCCCTGACGGCGAGTGGCAGCCTGTAGCGTAAGGAGGCAGCTAGCAGTGGGAGTGCTGGTGTTTGGAGCTGGTACAGCGGGCTGTGGGTGCTTTTGTGTGGGCGCTCCTGTTTGAAGTTGTGGGTCGTGTTGGGTGAACGGAGACGTCCTCAATCCGTGGCAAATGGCGCGGAGCCCTGGGCGCAGCGGCCGGTGCGGCTCGCTTCTCTTCTCCGGGCCGCGCTTGCGCAGTTAGGCGGTGCGGCGCTGACGGAGCGGGCCGCCGAGCGGGGCGCGCACGCGCACGAGAGCGAGGCGCCGAACAGAGGCCTTTGCCGCCGTGCAACGCGCTGAGGCGAAGTTCCGCTTCCGGGGTTACGGTGCAGCGCTTCCGGGTCCCGCCTGAGGGGTCGGCGAGAGATCGGCTGCAGCCATGGTGAGTGCGGGGCCTCGGCGCCGTTGTTGTCCTTTGCGTGGCGCTCGGGGCTGCTCCGGGAGGATGGGAAGTGAGGAGCGGCTAGACGCCGTCCGAAATAACGCGTTTGTTTTCCATTATAGGCTCGGAACGCGGAGAAAGCCATGTGAGTACGGCTGGGGATGGGGCCGGCAGGCCGTGTGCTCGCTGCTCCGCGGCGGTGTCCTGTCGCCGTGCGCTGCCCGCATCCAGACACCCGCTGTGAGGCACTGCCGCTCCGATAGCGTTTGTCAGCGCCTTGCTGCGCGTGTCGCGCGGTTTGACGGCGCCGAACCGAACGGCGCGGTACCgcgtgctgccagcagctctgttcCTTGACGGCACCTTGATGGAACGCGTGGAACCGGTCAGATGCCGAGTCCGGTTATGTATTTAAAGGAAGGGTGTAAATTGCTCTCGGTTGTTTTGTGCTCGTTCACGTAACGACTGAATACCTTATAAATGAATGTAACGGCGTATTAAAAGGTGGGGCCTATGTAATCTGCTCCGGTGTGAGAGACTCAAAGTAGTCGTGCCAATAAACTCGGCTACAAACTGCTGCATTCCTCACTGAAGCTTTTCTCGTcttgatttttgtgttttgtttacCCTTGATGCTTATAACTTATTGACACCCTTTGGTATTAAAAATTTAACATGCTGAAATATGCTAAATAGAAAAATCAGTTCATTTCTTGCTAGAGTTTGTGTTTACCAAGTAAGTTAACGCCTGAGGTTTTCTAGAGTTGAAACAGTTGCTGCTGAGAAGAGCTAGTAAATGGATGTGTAAGCCTTGCTTTTCTACAAACTGTATTAAGTCCATAACAAAAAGTCACAGCAGAGCTTGCTACTGTTGGAGTTTAGTTGTGTAGAAGTAaattttgcttcctttgttgttttttttatttttatttttaggacaGCCTTGGCAAGGTTTCGTCAAGCTCAgcttgaagaaggaaaagttaAGGTATGATGTGAAACAGTCAAAAAGCCTTATGGCTTTGTTAGCTCTGAGTGGCATGCAAGCTGTGTACATAACTGTGGGACAGCTTCACAAGGTCCATATGCTGGACGAAGGCATCATATAGGAGTTAGATGTTTGTACATGGGAAGGGTTCAAGTAGAAACTGTGTTTCACTGTGTGACCAGAGAAAAAAGGTGAATAGAATTTTCTTAAACAACCTGGTTTGAAggttgtgtgtatgtatgtttgAGAGGTAAGTTGGCTGGGCTGATAACGGCAGGGAAAGATTGGGCATCGTTTATGTTTATGTAATATTTTAGGAAGAAGGATATCGAGTCGTTTAAAAAGCTGTAGTGGCATTTAGCTGCAGGCCGTGTGCTGGGCAGAAAATGATCTTTTGAGATTTATCTTCTGCAACTGCTTACAGAGGTTGATGTGCATACGCTTATTTTTACTGATTGTAATCATAGGGTTTGCTTGGATATTTTCCCAGAAAAGGTTGAAAAGTCCTTCTGATCTTCCTGTTTGTTGGTATAACAATAATCTTGAAACAGGACCTTCAGAATCATTCTGAACTCGAGGCTTGCATATGACCCAACATTGGCATGTTACTAAACCGACACGTGATGTCTGCAGCTGACATAACTGCCTGATGTTTAAGGGTAAACTTGTGGAAGCACTGTAGGGAAAGGGTCAAAATACTTGCATGCAGAATTCTGCAAATAAGATGAAATATTACCTTGTGTATGCAAGTCAGTGGACTGTGACGATtaggaaaatcattattttggaTGAAGAATAGTGGGGAGAAGGTAAAATGAAGTTATGCTGGAGAAAAGTTACAGCATTTAGATTGTAGCAGTTAAGAAAGAAAGGCCTGAAATTAATTGCTGCTTGGAAAccagtgttttttgtttagaTGGCAGTATGCTAAAAATGATGTGGATTGCAGCTGTGTTAAATGAAGCATTGTTTTTGTAGAATGGTATTGTGGGGTGATACAAAGAAACAGGTGACAGGTTTTGCTCTGAATAACATTAAATTAAGTATATTGTAATGTCCTTGATGATTTGTTTTGGTAGGTCTGTAAATAGTCATTTTTTCTACTTATAAAAAGTTGGTGGGAGCAGAAGTTACCAGCAGGAGGCTGGTAGCATAGTTTGGGACTAATTGAGAGGTAATGTTTGTATGGAATGCTGTGAGTGTATTGCTAGATTAAAGCTTTGCTGAGTGTGGCTTTTTATCAAACAGGAGCGAAGACCTTTCCTTGCATCAGAGTGTAATGAATTGCCAAAAGCTGAGAAGTGGAGACGGCAGGTAATGAGAAAccatagatttttttatttctgtaacagGTTGAACTGCTGTAAGCAGGCTGTCTGAAACTGAAGTGCCAAGTGTTCCAGACTTCTTGAGTGTACAGGCAgttaaatcacagaatgtttcACTGGAATATGGTATCATTCACCACACTTGTCCAGAGCTGGTTGAGCCACATTTAACTACCTAGGACCATATCCAATGCACTTTTTAATATCTTATGGGATTGGGATTTCACAGCTTGTTCTGGGCCCCCGTGCAAGTGATTGAATACCTTCTTAATGAAGGTTGGATGAACATTCTTACCCACTGGCAAATCCTATATTGGCTGCTCCTTGTCACCACCTGGGTCTTTCACTTCTTTGGGAGCCCCTTCTGGGaggatttgctccataaccCTTTGGTCAGGCTGACCAGCCTGTCAGACAGTCCTTCAgtcctttctacccttctttGCCTGGAAAGTCACAGGTGAAGTTGCTGGAAATATTTATTAGGAATTTGGTTATGATTGCTGCTGTAAAATAGTTCCATGTTCCATTAAGCCTCTGAGGTACTACATTTGTCTGAATAAAATGTTGATATTTGAAATTGTTAAGCTCAGATCTACTTTCTGGATCAAAACAACTTCTAGAAGGATCTTACCAGGTTTTCTAGTTGGTTGggggtggattttttttttcctttatggagaaattcatttctgtgttcttgTTTAACTAGATCATTGGGGAAATTTCCAAGAAAGTGGCACAGATTCAAAATGGTaagtttttttctaataaaattttgtttgaaCCTGTAGTCCTAACCTGTTAAGTAATGGTATCCCATGTGAGCTATGTGCTTAGAGTTGGATTAATTCTGGTGTTCTGGAGCTTCTTGTAAACTGCTTAATTTATTGTCTCTTTTCCCTCTGGTAGCTGGATTAGGTGAATTCAGAATTCGGGACCTGAACGATGAAATAAACAAACTTCTGAGGGAAAAGGGGCACTGGGAAGTCCGAATAAGGGAGCTGGGAGGTCCTGATTATGCTGTAAGTGTAGATTATTTTGTACTGTGTGGTTCATCCAAGTGACTaataagaaaaatctgttcaatGTTTATTATTTGTCCAATGTTTACTAGAGAGGAATTTAATTCAGTCCCTAAATACTCTTTCTAGCACGATCTGACATACTTGTTTCCATGATGAGCAAATTTGACTTTGCTTTTGAAACACTACTTTAAGCAGTGTTACCCTTCTGTTAAAAGTTCACAGCAATGTTCTGATTTGACCCAGCAGTAGGCcttgttttttctgctttatgccTCATTAGTGTGTAGAAAGATTTTAACTTGGGTCACCTCGTTGctgctaaaaacaaaataatgagaCTCTCACTTTCCAGAGCACTGAAGGTGTGTTTATTGTCAGACA from Lagopus muta isolate bLagMut1 chromosome 11, bLagMut1 primary, whole genome shotgun sequence encodes the following:
- the LOC125698870 gene encoding CCHC-type zinc finger nucleic acid binding protein isoform X3 yields the protein MSSNECFKCGRTGHWARECPTGIGRGRGMRSRGRGFQFMSSSLPDICYRCGESGHLAKDCDLQEDEACYNCGRGGHIAKDCKEPKREREQCCYNCGKPGHLARDCDHADEQKCYSCGEFGHIQKDCTKVKCYRCGETGHVAINCSKTSEVNCYRCGESGHLARECTIEATA
- the LOC125698870 gene encoding CCHC-type zinc finger nucleic acid binding protein isoform X1, with amino-acid sequence MSSNECFKCGRTGHWARECPTGIGRGRGMRSRGRAGFQFMSSSLPDICYRCGESGHLAKDCDLQEDEACYNCGRGGHIAKDCKEPKREREQCCYNCGKPGHLARDCDHADEQKCYSCGEFGHIQKDCTKVKCYRCGETGHVAINCSKTSEVNCYRCGESGHLARECTIEATA
- the LOC125698870 gene encoding CCHC-type zinc finger nucleic acid binding protein isoform X2; the encoded protein is MSSNECFKCGRTGHWARECPTGIGRGRGMRSRGRAGFQFMSSSLPDICYRCGESGHLAKDCDLQEDACYNCGRGGHIAKDCKEPKREREQCCYNCGKPGHLARDCDHADEQKCYSCGEFGHIQKDCTKVKCYRCGETGHVAINCSKTSEVNCYRCGESGHLARECTIEATA
- the LOC125698870 gene encoding CCHC-type zinc finger nucleic acid binding protein isoform X4, translating into MSSNECFKCGRTGHWARECPTGIGRGRGMRSRGRGFQFMSSSLPDICYRCGESGHLAKDCDLQEDACYNCGRGGHIAKDCKEPKREREQCCYNCGKPGHLARDCDHADEQKCYSCGEFGHIQKDCTKVKCYRCGETGHVAINCSKTSEVNCYRCGESGHLARECTIEATA